aaagaaagtagctgataaatatttaaggCAGATTTAAGAGTGCATTGTATAGAAGCATGGACATTGTAATGCATTCTTGTATCCCAGCCTGATGTATAAGCATAAATAACTTGCTACAAGAATTTAATGCTTCTGGTAAACCTCGGTGTGGGCAGGATTTAGTCCACACTGACCACTGGAGATGAAAAGGGTACTGTGTTTGTGAAGAAACATGCTCCCTCTGGAACTCCTGATGAAGTAAAAGGGTACTGGTGTAAGGGAAGAAACAACCATTGTGCAGGGCAGGTCAGCCCGGCTGGATTTAAACTTTCATGTATAGATCAAAAAGTCGAGAGGTTAAAGACCGAATCTTGCattgttttttgaacacttgcTTTCACAGCTCTTGAGCATATTTGTAGTTTGTGCCCCACCTAACTTCCTTCAGCTGTTCTCCCTGATGCAGAGTACTTCCCTTTCCTGTGTGacttttcctctcctcactCTGTTTCCACAGCAGTCAGGACTTTATGAATATAAAATCTTTGGTGGTCTTGCTGACTGTCCTCCAAAATTGTGTGCAGATGTCTACATGGACTTGGATTTCAGAAAAGAGTGGGATCAGTATGTTAAAGGTAAGCTCATCTAGGCAGTGTAAAAGCAAGCTCGAGTCCACTTTGATTGTTCCCCCTAAAACTTTCCTCAAAGGTATTTTGAAGTTACTGCCTCCAAAGACTTCGGGTCAGGCTTAAATATCTTTTGGGATAAGGTTGCACTCTGCAAATATACAAGTAAACGCTGATATGGAGCAACTAATGTCtcaacagcatttatttttcctctggaatGAATTCCTTCCATGTTGGTTAAAGCATATGATTGACATCACTGGTTATGCTGGAGCATAACCTTGTAACTTTTAGTTGTAATGCTTAGGTTAAATTTTAGTAGATGTCTTGGGGAGAAATGGAGGTGGTACCTTTTGTGCATCTTTGCATATGGCAGTGGAGCAGTGCATCGTAGAATAATagcaggttggaagggacctctgggatcatctggtccaaactTCATTCGCAAGAGCCCAGTCAAGACAAGATGGCCCAGCACCCTGTTCAGCTGAGTCTTAAAAGTGTCCAGTTTTTCTCCCTGGGGAGATTATTACAAAGGCTGATTGTTCTCATTGTGAAAATTTTTACTCAGGTTTCCACCAGTTTGATGCATGATGGAATATCTTTTCCTAAAAACATTGGTTGTTCTTGGTGCCTTTTACAGTCAGGAATGGGTGTATCGAGAGAATACTTGGTAACTTCAGGCTTTTACAGAGAAAGCAATAACTAATTTAGTTAAGTTTATTTAATGTTGTCTTTGAAAAACGGTGTTGAACCGGAATATCCATATGATGTTAAAACATCTTAAGTCAGCAGTAACAAGGTAAAGATTCAGCTGATGTAGACATACAGTAATCCATTTATTTTAGAGATGGAGAGCCTTTCCTTTTTAAGCCTGTGATTGAAGTCAGTTCAGGCCAGTAAAACTGAAAAGTGGTCAAAGTGTTTTGCTGAACAAAGAGCAGTGTTAAAAACCAAAGACTTGTTAAATGTTGTGCTTGTTAGGTTTAGGACAGCTCCTCGGTGAATGATTGCTGATAATGCCTGTGGCTGTATTGGTACAGGGGACCACAGATTTAACTCATTTCAGTACTTGGTCAAATTTAAGGAGTAGTGTCTTCATTAAGTGTTAATTGTCAAAACAGTCAGTAGCTTTCTTGTAGCAAAAGCCGTTTTGCCATTAATGAAACAAAGAGCCAGAGTGGGACTCAGCATTATTGTATTGgatgtaaaaatattctgctgagTTACTTCAGTAGTCTTTAAGTACATTTAGGAGAAATGAGTCCTTCTTAaataaacacttctttttttttttttaattccttcatagagaaaagaaaggaagccGTTGGGGGAAGCTACACCCTTAAACTACAAACTAGATAATGTTGCAGAGCTGACATTTATATCCTTGCTGACCATGGTTTGTTCTTCTGTTAATTTATACTTGTGCTGGTGCTTTAAGTCCAgcatttcacagaaattaacTCTTAAAGGGCATAAATACAACGTAATGCTTTCCTTCCAGCTTAAAAATTGACACAAGGCCACCCATTTTTTAGGACTGTACATATGATGAAATAGTACTAGccaacattttaaatgtaactCCAGTTAAGCctgggctttttctttcacatttagGAAGAAACCCCAGAAAACTTACATTGACAGCCTTCTTGCTCTTGGTGTTATTGTTTGTACTTCTTGGTACTCTTACAGCCATGCAAGTGGCAGTCCAGAGGAGAGTTCTGTGCTGAACTGCTGGCTGACGTTGAAATAAAAACCTGACTGGAGCAGAAGTAGCTGCCTTTTTAGTCAAAAGGGCAACTGCTCCTGAATGCTTCTGAATATCCACGAGATGTGGGCATCCTGAGGCctggtttgtgctgcagctgccaatTCAGCAGGGAAGTTGTGACTAAACTGTAGAGTAGTGACTGAAGTACCACATGCTTCTGTGGCATGATGCAAAATGGTTGGGCCTGAGCAATAGTGAAACTTGCTACTCCTGATTGCAACACCTTCCTGATTGAGATTAGACTTCCCAACAATTTAACAGTAATAACTGACTGTTGAAGCAGCAAGTGCTGCTGTGCCTATTATGGATAGAATGGACTTGTAATCTCTTGTAGTAATGCTAAATGAAGTCAGATTATTGATTAAAATGCACTGTATTCTGCTTTGAAGTGAATGAAGGTGGGATGTGTTTACCTATtgtgtgtttttcctgtgtttgcaaAGATACACAGGTAAATGGGATAGCTAATAACAGTTGTATTGGGGTCTTTAAAACTATCATGGTGcctttgaaaaaggaaaactctgTGGTTAGAAGTGAAAGTAAAGTGAATAATCCAATGCTCCAGTGACCTCTGGTGGAAAGTGTAAGTGTTGTGGGTTATTACACCAGGTGCATCCAGTACTGCtccagctggagaagaggagaagctGTTTCTGTGGGTGACAGCTGATCTGCAGGCATACTGACAGAAGCCTGGTTTGGAACATATTACGCAGGGAAAGAATCTCCCATCTGGGGCACTGTTCTTGGCTTATCAATGAGATTGTTAATTGATTCTGGCCTCGCTTTCAAAAACCTGCCTCTGGAGTATATAGAGCACCTCAAGCACAAGTCTGccctaaaggaagaaaagaccACTCTGACTGTTCAGGTGCACCACCTTTCTGGATCAAACTACTCTTTACTCCAGGCCCTGAGCCAACAGGAGTTCACCCTGGCTCAGCCCCATGGCTTGTCAGGTCCATTGCCCTCATAGTGGCAGTTGCTGCCTctatgaaagaagaaaagaagctgtAATGTAGATAGGTTTTCAAACTATTCAAAAATCAAATGTGGTTTGATTTGAACTTGATTTTGATTCTTCTCCTTCATGCCACACTGCTATCTGACTGagtcactgctgtgttttaggCACTATTCCTAGGTTACTTTTTTCATGTTCTGCTGTCTTCTGATTTGAGTTTCCAGGCAGACTGAAGATGGTGTAATGAACTGCTCAAGATTTTCGTTTGCTGTTGCATGTATATACTGCTGTGAAATTTCTTACAGCTTTTCCAAAATTTATTAATCCCTCGTGTAAGATGTCTTCAGGTTTTTAGAAAGCTGCACTCATCCTAGTTCCATGTTAACTCAGTATCATTTGCAGGGGTAATGACATGGTGGTGAAAAAGCACACTGCACTTGTGACTTAGAATTGTACAGAACATGCACAGGTGAGGAAAAAGCTTTGAGATGGAAAGGCTTTGAATGAGCAAACTGTTGGAAAAGGAATTTGACTCTGCTTCCCCcagaatttttctgcttttatgttCTGGAGCTttttccttggggtttttttttccaccaatTAATCCAATAGCCACAGAAAAAGAGGTCACgtatttttgtgtatttgatTCCTGAACAATCCTGGTACAGAACTTCTTAATGTCTCTTACTGCTAAAATTTTACATACATATTAATTTTGACATCAGGGTTGCATGTAAAATGTGTTCATGTAAGAAATCTTAGCAGCTCTTGATGCCATCTATAGTTCTGTTGcagtagaaattaaaaatatctaacAGTCATCTTCTTTCAACCGTAGAACTGTATGAGGAAACATATGATGGTGAAAAAGTAATCTACTGGGAAGTGAAGtacccttttcctctctcaaacAGAGATGTATCCTTTTAAGCTTTTGCTCCTCTGGCAGTTTTTGCCACTTGGTCATCCAGGAATCCCAACAATGATCTGATTCCATTGCTCTGCTGCACTTGATCTAAGGTCTTGCAGTCCTCGTGTTACATGAATATATATGGCATGAAGAGGAGTGTGGGTGTCTCTTCTCACACAGAGCTAGAGCTCACATAGCTGAATTACTGCTCTGCAGGATTGAATCCTGTAGGGCCATGAGAAATAACTTGAAGGAGCTACTGTTTGTGATGGAATTCACTTGTCAACTCCTCATCCCTCAAAGTGACATTGTTTTGACGTGCCTCCTCAACTTGCAGTACAGTATGTCTATATTCGGGAATGTCGGGAGATGGATGTGGATGGGAGGAAGATCTGGGTTGTGTTAGCAAAAAGTGTGGCTGTTCCTCAGTGCCCTGAAAAGCCTGGTATTATCAGAGTTAAAAGCTATAAACAAAGCCTGGTAATTGAAAGTGATGGCAAGGCTGGATCTAAAGGTAAGAGGTCAAGAAAATGTGTGACAAGTCATGTAGCCAGGGAATGTATGTATTAGCAAAACACACAAAGAGGGGGACTGGAAATTTTAAGCCAAGGGGTACTTTAAAATGTATGAAACTTTTGGAAATGTTCAGTGCAGTGCACTACTGTGAAGAATCTTTTCATTTAGCAGTTGGGCTGGGTAGTCAAGAATAGTCTACTGACCACTTCCTTCTGccctcccatcccacccccagTCTATACTTCTTTTCCTGCCAGACAGTTCAGCTGGGGAGAGTCTGCTGCAATTTTCTTAACTCAGCAAGGATTCAAGTACTGTGTTTTACAGATGTATAGATTAAAGGGTTTGTCTAGAGCTTGACTCCTGTTTGAGATTAGTCTTTTAAAGACAGTGTTATGTTGTAAGACAGGGTGCCAAAAATGGTTTGCAGTAATCTAAATTACTGTTGTGGCTGTGTCAGCTTCCCGTTAATTGGGAATGTCTTTATTTACTTCACATTTCACTTCAGGACAAGTCAACTTTTTTGTGCGTAATTTAGAGTAGAAATGTTGTAGTTGGTGTGTCAGTCATGCACACCATCAGCTTCTGTCACAGTGTGTTAGAGCTAAGTCTCAGGTAACTGGTaacttctctctcctctctagTCTATATGTACTATTTTGATAATCCTGGTGGCATGATTCCATCCTGGCTGGTCAACTGGGCTGCCAAGGTAAGTAAAGGTTACAGACAATGATTTTTGGCTGATCTGTTTCAAACAACGAATTCACTGCATTCATACCCACCTTCTACGTGTTGggcagaattaattttttctgaaacagataTATCAGCCTTCCTAGCTTTTACACAGTCCCATATTTACAGTCTCACTATTGTATGCTCTCATGACAATAGTTGTAattaattgatttattttcattcctgtCAAATTCCTTTGGTTTGCCAACCTTGCAGGTAAATTTTTACAACAAACCCCAGATAATCTGTGTTTCAGAGCATATATGAATAGCCTCAAGACAAGCAAACTTCAACAATGCAGTTTGTTCCCAAGGTATTCAAGGAATGGTTTGATGCTATGTACCAGATCTTGGAGTTGTATCTTAAGACAATGGGATATTAGATCTAAGAACTGTATCTGTTTGAAGGCCTTGATCTATATAATGGGAATTCTCATCTTGCTTATAGTTTTTATTGATTCCATTACGCAAAAAtgacttttctgcttttctctttacaGAGTGGTGTGCCTGCTTTCTTGAAGGATATACAAAAAGCTTGCCTTAATTATTCTAGGAGCACATAGGTGTTGAAATTGATCTTAATTGTTTAATTCCTAGATCTCTGCTCTTACAGGAATGGCTGTTATATATTACACTGGATAAAATCTACCTCTAATATTAGAAAGAATTTTATCTTAGTTGAGTTATGCCTTTAGTTCTATTAATtgttttttccatctccagCTGAAGAGCTGGCCACTGACAAGGTAACAGCAacatcagctgcagcttttgAAAGTACTCAAGTTTAGCCTTGTTCCCCATGCTTTGCTTATGCTGGTTGTCAGGTGTCCAGCTAGAGGAGTTCTGTGATGGATATGTTACATCCTTGCAAAACAGACAATAGTCTTACTAGAAAAAATGTCTGAACTTAGACTGCAAATTGTCTGCATGTGTTATGCCTGGATCTGCCTTTGCAGGGTGGCTTCCTCCTGAATCTCAGTAATGGAACTTGCATTGCATGGGAGGAAACGCTTTTGCTACCCACGTTTGTCATTCTTAAACTCTCTGCCTGATATAAACCTAAAAAATGCAGGGGGCTGAGATAAATTGCTAGAAATGTGCAGTAGGAGCTGGAAGTCTGTGATGCTGAACTTCCTTAAATCCAGATGTAAAAAGATCAAGCCTAAAGCCTTGCATTCACAGCTCTATACTTCTGTATGAAAAGTAAAAACCCTTAGCTGTGTCCAGATAGATGAAAAAGGAGGAGGTGACTTCTTGCTTGACTGATTTTAG
The genomic region above belongs to Corvus cornix cornix isolate S_Up_H32 chromosome 18, ASM73873v5, whole genome shotgun sequence and contains:
- the LOC104694268 gene encoding phosphatidylcholine transfer protein isoform X1 codes for the protein MEGPPGMAGPPEVEGAVGMQGPPEVEAPSSRGFSEEQFRAACRELDQPAPAAAGPWQLLVETMGVRIYRLYHEQSGLYEYKIFGGLADCPPKLCADVYMDLDFRKEWDQYVKELYEETYDGEKVIYWEVKYPFPLSNRDYVYIRECREMDVDGRKIWVVLAKSVAVPQCPEKPGIIRVKSYKQSLVIESDGKAGSKVYMYYFDNPGGMIPSWLVNWAAKSGVPAFLKDIQKACLNYSRST
- the LOC104694268 gene encoding phosphatidylcholine transfer protein isoform X2 translates to MEGPPGMAGPPEVEGAVGMQGPPEVEAPSSRGFSEEQFRAACRELDQPAPAAAGPWQLLVETMGVRIYRLYHESGLYEYKIFGGLADCPPKLCADVYMDLDFRKEWDQYVKELYEETYDGEKVIYWEVKYPFPLSNRDYVYIRECREMDVDGRKIWVVLAKSVAVPQCPEKPGIIRVKSYKQSLVIESDGKAGSKVYMYYFDNPGGMIPSWLVNWAAKSGVPAFLKDIQKACLNYSRST